The following nucleotide sequence is from Bradyrhizobium roseum.
AGTGCGATTTCGAGTTCGTCGGGCGAAACGCCCTGGATGTCGCGCAGGCGGGCTGCGGAAAGGGCGGCGTACATGCCGGCGAAGCCGGCGCCGATGATGACCAGTCGCATGTGTCTTCTCCTTGGTTGAATTCCCCAAAGTTCGCGCGTTACCGCCGCTGCTCCCGTTGAGGGCAGCGCTCGAGGACGACACGAAGAAGTGAAATGAAAAGGTCTCGATCCTTATGGACGGAGGCCGTCCGGCATCGACATTGGCCGCGAGGACTCACATGCCCGCGCGGCGTTCGTCCAGTCCTCATAGGGGAGTCGGGGGCCGGTCTCGGTCATGATGGACATCACGGACTTGGCCCGTTGCGCGGACTGCACTGGCAACTCGACCTCCTCGCCCGCTGCCGAGGTGAAACGGACGGCCAGCGAAAGCCCGTACACGGTTGCGGTTGCAAGGCCGTGCCTTCGCGATGAGATGGCAAGCCGGTTGACGAAGGTTTTCTTGATCATTGTGGTCTCCGTCGGTTGTCGTTGACACTGTGATTGTTGTAACTGATCGGATCTTCAGCTGCCCCAGAGCGATTGCCGTACCTGTAGAGAGATTGCTGCTAACGCATGCGCCGTCGCCAGTCGCTGGGAGTTTCGCCAGTCAGCTTCCGGAATGCCGCGGCGAAGGCGGTCTGCGAGGAATAGCCGAGCGCGACTGCGACCTCGACGATCGATACATCGCTGTCACGCAGCATGTTCATGGCGTGCTCAAGCCGGTGCTGGCGCAGCCAGGCGTGCGGCGAAAGGCCGGTGCTTTCCTTAAAGGCGCGGCAGAAGTGGAAGCGCGACAGGCCGGCATCGGAAGCCAGCGCATCGAGGGAGACGTCCGCACCGCTGTCCGAGCGCAGGCGTTCGATTGCACGGCGCAGGACCTTCTGCGACAGCCCGCCGATGGTCGGCTGGAACGTGCTTGGCGAGCCGGTGTGCGCAGCCAGGAGCCGTGTGGCCAATAGGTCTGTCAGTTGATGCCTGAACAGCGCATCCAGGGCCCCATTGCCCTCCAAGGCATCGGCCGCACTCAAGAGCAATCGGGACGTAATGGGGTCGGGATACGCAGTTCTCTCCAGGAGATCGGTCGGTGATGCGATCTCGGCTTCGTCGGCAACGCGTTTCAGCATTGCGTGAGGAAGATAGAGCTGAACGACGTCAACAGGCTTTGGGATATCCCACCGGGAGCTTGATCCTTCCGGAATGATTATCACAACCCCGCGACGAAACGTTCCAATCGCAACCGATCTCCCGGTCCGCCGCTCCATGCGCTGCACCGAGCCGTTATAAGCCATGATGACGTGATGGGCCATGGGCTCGACGTCGTCGTGCAACGGGTCATGTTTCCAGTGGGCGATCCCGCTGCCGGAGGCATCCAAAGCCATGTGAAATGGTGTGGTCCCGAGCACGCGTGCCATCTCCGCATCGGGGGGACGCCCATCGGAAATCGGCATGTTGCTCTGATGCGCTTCAGGCGCGACCGGCTGATCCACTGAACGATCGTGCAAGATTGGCTTACTCATGGGCATATGCTCGCGTTGGGAAGCTATGTGCTCACTCCGGACATTCATCTCTGGGCAGGCGCGGAGACCTTGCCTCGTCTGCTCGCAATGATGATAGGGAACACCGCGTGGCGGTATCGTGCGGTGAGTCTGATCCCGCTAGGCTCAGCAGATAGATTGACCTGTACTTTGGGATAGTACGCGCGGATTGTGCGTCATCGGGCCGACCGCGCCAGAATGGAATAAGAGCTCATCGGCAAAGGATCACTGGATCGGCTGGTGCGCTTGGCCGATGAAATCGACAACACTGGAATCGGGCGGGTCGAGCCGTGGCACAGGAAGCGTGAAGCGAAAATGTGCGCCGCCGTTCGGACGGTTTGAACCTGAAATGCTGCCGCTGTGCGCGGTAATGATCGAATGGCAAATAGCCAGGCCAATGCCAATTCCTGCTTCCTTGGTGCTGAAGAAGCTATCGAAGACATGACCCAGGTCTGCGGCAGGAATGCCCGGTCCATTGTCAAAAGCCGAAAAGACGACCGAACCCTCGTTATCGAGCGATGTTTGGACGTCAATTCGACGGATTGGCTGCCCGGACTGGGTAATCGCCTGGACGCTATTGACCAGCAAGTTGATGATCACTTGCTGCAGCTGAATCCGGTCACCCAGCACGCGGGGAAGTCCTGCGCCGAGGGTCGCCGAAAGAACGATCGACTTCGCGTCAATGTCGTGGCGGATGAACAGGAGGGCTTCCTCGACTGTCTCATTGAGGTCGATGAGACGTTTCTCCGGTTCATTTTTCGCCGCCATGCCCCGGATGCGATGAATGATCTCACCCGCACGCCGCGCGCTCGATACGATTCTGGAAGTGAGCTGTGTGACCTTCTCGATGTTTTGATCGGCGCGCGCGAGCCACCTCAGGCTCGTCTCGCCGTTGGTAATGATTGCCGTAAGCGGCTGGTTGATTTCGTGCGCAATCGAGGTTGCCAGTTCGCCGAGGGTTGCGATGCGTCCAGCATGCGTGAAGTCGGCCTGCAATTTTCGAAGTTGCTGTTCTGCATTCAACCGCTCGCTGATGTCCTGCATGGTTATGAAGGTCATGTCCAGTTGCTCGGGCGGCACCGGATATGTAACCGTGAACAGAACATCGACGACCGTACCGTCAAAGGCGCGAATCCTGGTCTCTTCGATGAAATTTCGGCGACCTTCGAAGTGCGCAACCATGACCCGTTCCGCGAGCCCGGGGGCCGCGGCAAAGATGTATCGAACAGACTTTATCAGAGCAGCGGCGTTATCGGCGCGAAACAGCGAAACCGCGCCGCGGTTTACATCCGTTACGCGCACGACGTCTTTGGCATGTTCAACTAGGTCCGGATTCTGATCGAGATAGGTTGCGATATCGCGTACGCCGTTTGCCTTCAACTGTTCGAGCGCGTCGGCGGCGCGACGGGAGTCGACCTGCCAGAGCGCGGTCGGTAGATATTGAATCAGCTTGCGGTATCGGTCCTCGCTCGCCTGCAGTTCCCAGGACGTGCGATCGTCACTTGCTGCACCCTTGATCGTTACAAGCACGGTGCCGGGAGGCTTCGGCTCCGCAGCACGCCATGCACTGATGATGGGACTGCGGATAGTTCCGCTCGAGACCATTTTGCGAGCCTCGAAGGGCGAGCGATCGGTCGCTACTTTTTCTAGTAGGGAGGCAAGGACTGAGCGACTTTCTGCCGGCCAGAACGCGCCGACGGGTTGACCGACCATCTGCTCGTACCCGGCATGCGCTCCGAACATGCGAACCGCGCGATCGTTGACGGCCGAGATGCGGGTCGCCGTCAGGAGCCTCTCAACCCACTTCGGATGTTCGTTGAGATTGTCGATTATGCCACGGCTTCTGAGTTCGTCGATCGTATGGAGCACAGAGCGTGCGGGCGAGGTATCAAGCTCCCAAGCGGCCGCTAGGTAGCTTTGGAGTTCGGCATCCATGCGCATGGTTGCGGCTTGGGCTATTCTCCCCGCGTCTCGTCCGAACTCAATGATATCAAGCACGGTGCCGCTTGCGTCTCGCCTGACGATTTGCCTGACGGCGGCAGCAACTTCTGTTCCATCCGGACTGCGTCTACGGGCCACACCCTCCCACCGACCTTCCTGCAGCAGTGTGCGGACCTGTTCGGCAGTGTCGGGGCCGGGCGCGCAGAACGCCGCAAAATTCTGCCCGATCATGGCCATGGCCGGCCATCCATAGAGAGCTTCCGATGCTGCATTCCAGTACTGGATGATGCCATCCGCGTTGCGCACGATCACGCTTTCAGATGCCCAATCGGACAATTCCATTCCCGGCGCAGACGCGAACGGGCGTTCTGGGCCGCCCGTGATGGCTTTGTGGATGAGGCTAGTCATCGGAAGGCGTCCCCCGCCCATTACCATCAGAGGACGGATCCACATGTCTCAGAGCGGACTGCAGATGACCAAGCAGCGCTTCGCTGTTTACCGGCTTTGTCAGATATGCCTGGGCGCCGCCTCTCATGGCGCGCAATCGGGTCGCCGATTTCGTGTCGGCAGTGACGATGATGACGGGTATTAAGGAGCCGATGCTCCGTAGTCGATGCAGCAGGTCGAGCCCGCTATGTCCCGGCATGCTCACATCGGTAATCAGGCAATCGAACCCGCCCGGGACGTATTCCGCCATGAAGGCCTCCGCTCGATCGAAAGTGCGACACGATAGATCCAGCACCAGAAGGAGGTCGGAAAGGGCCTCTCGCACAGCTTCGTCGTCATCTACGATCGCGACAATAGGCGCTTTAGACAAGCCAGTGACCTTCGCTAGCGTGGCCGGATGGCCACCCTCGCATCTGGCCCATTGCTGGCCCGGACTGTAACCATCCTTTGGTCTAGGGTGATCCTTCTCGAATTGCCGCAGGCAACAGTTCCCAGATGCGAATGAGCTGACCAACGGACGTTGCCTGCATCTTTTTGGTGACGTTGCCGCGGTGCAACTTGACGGTGATTTCGCTGATACCGAGATCGAAGGCAATTTGCTTGTTGAGGCGGCCCTTGACCACCTCGCGCAGAACTTCGCGTTCGCGCGGTGTCAACTTTGCGTAGCGGTCGACATGCTGTTTGACGAGCCGGGCCGCGGCCATTTGCGAGACATCTTTCTCGATCGCGGCCCTGACTGCATCGAGGAGCGTCTGGTCTCTGACAGGCTTGGTAAGGAAATCGACAGCTCCAGCCTTCATCGCCTGCACGGTCATGGCGATGTCGCCATGACCGGAAAGGAAAATGATCGGTCGCGTACTGCCGTTCAGAGCGAGGTGCTGCTGGAGATCCAGGCCGCTTGCTCCGGGCATACGAACGTCGAGGATTAGACAACCCGGCCGCTCCGGAAGATCGGCACTCAGCAATTCTTGTGTCGATCCAAAGCAACAGGCATCAATTCCGACCGACAGCAGAAGTTCGCGGAGCGCGGACCGGACCTCCTCGTCATCGTCCACGATCAAGACAAGCGGATCCGTATTGTCGATAGCCAGGCTCATGGGAAGGCGGGGTAAAGCAAATGGCCCGGCGAGTGCAGTTGTACCAACCACTGCGTGCCTCCTTCATTCAAGAATGGACCGGAGAAGGGCGTTGGTCTGCGCAATAGCGCCTCGGGCAGCAGGAGTATCGGCCAGTGCGTTGAGCATGACGAAATCATGAATAGTGCCGTTGTATCGCGTAGAGGTGACGCGCACCCCCGCGCGAGCCAATTTGCGCGCGTAGCACTCACCCTCATCACGGAGAACGTCGTTTTCGGCGACGATGACAAGCGCATCCGGAAGGCCGGTCAGTTGATCAATCGAGGCGTTGAGCGGTGCCGCGGTGATCTGCCTGCGCGTGGCGAGGTCCGGAATATAAGCGCTCCTGAACGCTTCCATCGCTTGCCTGGTCAGCCACGGACCATTTGCGAACGAGGCATAGGACCCGGTGTCGAACATCAGGCTGACGGCGGGGTAGAACAGCACCTGCACGTCTATCTTGGGGCCGCGCCGCTCCTTTGCCATGAGAGTGACCGCGGCGGCCATGTTGCCGCCGATACCGTCGCCAACGATGGCCATCCGCGTGGAATCAATTCCTAGATGCCCAGCATGGTCCACTAGGTATTTGGTAACGGCATAGACCTGTTCGATTGCTACGGGATATTTGGCTTCCGGCGAGCGGTCGTAATCCACAAAGAACAAGGCGACGTGCGCACCGACCGCGATCTCGCGAATCAAGCGATCGTGCGTCTGTTTATCGCCGGAAGTCCAACCGCCATGGACATATACCAATGCAGGCAGAGTTTCACTTGCGCTCTCCGGTCGAACGATGCGAATTGGCACCGTGCCGGTGGGACCGGTGCAGGCTACCATATCCTCAAAATGCACGGCTGGCTTGCCGATGACGCCTGATTGGATATCCGCTAGAAACATTCGTGCGTCTTTGAAAGACAGTTCGCGTGTCGTCGGGCCGTTAGCCATCGCATCGACAAACTGCTGCGTCAGGGGCTCGAGCAAACCGACATCGGCGATACATGCTGGTTCGGCTTTCTCACGCATCGAATCCGTCCGGAAAAATAGCGCTAGACGTGCATTATGCGCACTCGCGCGGCAAAGTCCTAAACAAACCTTGTGAATTCTCGCAAATCTAGGAAGGAAGCGTGAAACCTCCCCATGAAACATTGTGAATTTCCGTGAAATCTCAGCACGGGATGTGAAGCGGCGTGCTTTGGTCTGGACTAGCGCTGTCCGGAGAGCTCATCCAGCAGACCCTTCGCGATCCTAAGATCGTTGGTTTCGTAGCCCTCGGTGAAGCGGCTATAGAGCGGCGAGAGCAGCTCGTAGGCTTCGCCGACCCTCCCTTGATCCCGTCGCAGTCGCGCCAGGCTGGTTGTGGTGCGCAGCTCCCATGCGAGAGCCTCCTGCGTTCGGGCCAACTCAATCGACGCCAGAAATTCTTCCTCGGCCTGACCAGCGTCTCGCTGCAAAGCGACGACACCCTTGATCCGCAACAGCTCCGGACTGCACCAGCGCTCCTCGCTCTGCTCGTTTCGTTCGATCGCCTCATCGATCGTGGTCCGTGCCAGCAGATCGTCTCCAGCGGCCGTCAGCCCCTCGGCCAACGCTCCCAGAAAGGTCGTGAGATACTGGACGAATCTGGCTCGGCGAAGCTCGTCGATACCAGCTTTTAGCTGCCGTAAGCCGGCGGCGAGATTGCCGCGCTTGACCTGCAGTTCTCCTTCGAAGCAGCGCCCATAAGCTCGCCAGATATCGAGCTCATCGCTGCCGGTCTGATAGAAGAGCATCCTCGTGTAACGCTCCGCGGCCGACAGATCGCCAGCCACGAGGGCAATCGGACACGCCGCTTGAGCGAGCGCGTTGCAGAGCGAGAGTCTGTGATTGATCGAAAGAGCGTCGCCGACATTATTCTCGATACAGCGTAATGCCTCAGTTGCAAGCCCTTGCAGCCATAGCACCCGTGCGAGCGTGATGCGTGCTGTCACCCGTTGGTCGAACTGGAAGCGCACCGCATGTGATCGACGGACGGGAGCTACGTAGTGCGCAAGCATCCGCTCAATGTGCTGCCTTGCACCGGATTGATTGCCCAGGAAGTGCAGCGTCGCACCTTTCAATCGGTCGCCGAGTAATCGATCGTTGATATCTGTCGTCTTCTCAGCAACCGACGAAAACCGCTTCGCGAGCTCCAGAGCTTCGACGAACTGGCCTCGGTTGACTCGCGAAGCCCACATTCCCCAAAGAGCCCGCAAGCGGTAGTCAGTATCATCCAGAGTTTCTGCGATTTCGAACGCAGTCGCCCACGCCACCCCAGTGTCCCGGGCCGATGCTGTCGTGTACATCTGCGACCAAGCAACCGCAGCATAGAGGTGCATCCGGCGGCGACCGTCGCTTGTGCTTTCGCCGAGGATAGTCAGTGCACGCTCGGCCCGCGTGCGACATTCCTCCATCAGGGACATCTCGAACCAAACAGGCACCGCCACGACCGTCAGTGCTACACCGACGCCAGGATCGCCGCTCGGCGAAAATGCCCAGTCCAGTGCGCTGCGAAGATCGTCGATCTGCGGTGCATGCGCCGATAACCATTCGGTGGTGGGCCAGGTCTCCCACTCAACAAGGGCGCGCTCGAACCGCTCAAGTTGGTAGAGTGCGTGTCGGCTTCTAACAGCCAGGGTTTCACCCTCTTCACTCAGCCTTTTCTGAGCGTAAGCTCGTGCTGTATCAGTTAAGCGGTAATATACGGTCTCGCCTGCCACATCCGCTATGACCAGCGACTTATCGACAAGATCGGCAACGACCCCATCGATGTCGGACGCGACTATTTTGTTGTCTCCGGTGATTGCGCTGGCAGCTTCCATCGTAAAGCGTCCGGCGAAAACACCTAGTCGGCGCATAACGACGCGTTCGACGTCGGAGAGCAGATCGTAGCTCCAATCGAACGCCGCGCGGAGCGTTTGGTGCCGGGGCAGTGCGGTGCGTCTACCGCGTGTCAACAGATGAAATCGATCGTCCAGGCGACTGGCCACTCCGCGAACCCCAAAGGCGTCCACGCGACATGCAGCAAGCTCGATGGCCAGCGCGATTCCATCGAGGCGACGGCAGATTTGCGCGACAACCGGAACATCTTCATCCTTGAGTTCGTATCCGCCGGCGCTCGCTGCCGCGCGCTCGACAAAGAGTTGTACCGCTGGGTAGCTAAGCGCTTCCATGACCGTCAATTCTGCCTCGACGGGAGCAGTTTCCAGTGGCGGGAGGCGCTGCACGCGCTCGTCCTCGGCACGTAAAGGTTCTCGGCTGGTGGCAAGGATATGAACAGCAGGTGCCCCTTTCAGAAGTTCTTCAGCTAACTCCGCCGCTGCCAGCAAGACATGCTCGCAGTTGTCGAACAGTAGCAACATCTGCTTATGCTTGAGAAACGAAGTCAGTGCGGGATATGGATTCTCCGAGCGGATCGGAACACCAAGCACAGAAGCGAGTGCGCTTGGAACAAGCTTGGAATCGTTGAGCGGAGCAAGGTCAACGAATCGTCCACCATCTTTGTAAGAAGCTATCAACTGGTCGGCGACCGCCAGAGCAACTGTAGTCTTGCCGATTCCGCCCGGTCCGACGATCGTGACGAAGCGGCGTCGCTGTAGCCTGCTGCTCACCATGGCGACGATATCGGCACGGCCGATCGGTCGGGTGAGGCGGTCCGGCAAGTTGTGGCCTTTATGAGGGGCGGGGAAGGTTTGGGCTGTATCGCCCATGTGCCGTGAAACCGTCGCAACGAAGCGATATCCCCGACCGGGCGCCGTGACGATGTAGTTCTCGCCCGGTCTACCTTCCGCTAGTGCGCGGCGCACTGCGTTGATTTGAGCTCGAAGATTCGATTCTTCTACGGCGAGACCAGACCACACACGAGCAACGAGTTCATCCTTGTCGACCACCTTGCCGGCTTGCTCAACCAACGCCACGAGAATTTCAAAGGCTCGACTTCCGAGCGGAATCGGATTCCCGCCTTGGAGGAGTAGTTGCTGTCGCGGGAAAAGGCGGAACGGGCCAAAGGCAAAGGTAAGCTCGATGGACGCGCTTAGGTCGTTACGTCCGCCAGCTTCCGTTCCGGATACATGATGGTCAGGGCCGCCTCTGGTAGCGGGTGCCATTGTTTTGGCTCACCATTCTTGAAAACGAAATAGCACGCCCCGATGGAACCGGTCAATGCGAGGGTCACGCTCCTATCCACCGAGGCCGCCGACGATAACCAATGGGAATGGTTAGACTTTTGGTCAACCAAAAAATTAGCCGATTGAACTTGCGAGGCCGTTCAACCCATGCGGCGATTCCGCGGCTTTCGTAGGCACGACTCGGTTTAGAATTTCGCCGCGGGAACAATCAATGCGGATCGGTCGTCCGCCTTCGACAACACCTCCCAGTCACGCGCTCCGGGTTGACTGACCGGGAAGACATCACGCTTCCCAGAAACTTTTCTGCGGAGGAGCTCGAAGAGCGGTGGGCCGGCCGGAGGCTGGGGCAGGGTATGGAAACGTCAGATACACTCGACGGGCGGGAGCCGCGCGCGCCTATCGGGCGTCTTGCTAAGTCGGCATCGACGATGGCCGCCTTTGGCGGAAGGGCCGTCTGAAGTGCCGAGCTATCTCGAGTTCTTCGCCGGCGGGGGGATGGTGCGCGCAGGCCTGGGCGGTCGGTGGAAGTGCCAGTTCGCGAACGATTTCGACCCGCTTAAGGTCAAGGTCTACGCTGACAATTGGGGCGACGCGGAAATCGTCGAGGACGATATCCACAAGCTGGAGCCCGAAGATCTTGGTCGTCGCGTCGATCTCGCTTGGGCCTCGTTCCCTTGCCAAGACCTGTCAACGGCCGGAAATGGCCTTGGCATCGGCCAGGCGGCCGGCGCTAACCGCACCAGGTCCGGAACGTTCTGGGCGTTCATCGACCTGATGAAGGGGCTCAAGGCAAACGGGCGGCTGCCCCGCATCGTAGTCTTGGAGAACGTCGTCGGCCTCCTGACAATCAACGGCGGCGAGGAGTTCAAAACGGTCATTTCGTCGCTCGACAGGCTCGGCATGCGGGCCGGCGCGGTCGTCGTCGATGCTCGGCATTTCGTTCCACAGTCACGCCCCCGCG
It contains:
- a CDS encoding PAS domain-containing sensor histidine kinase, coding for MTSLIHKAITGGPERPFASAPGMELSDWASESVIVRNADGIIQYWNAASEALYGWPAMAMIGQNFAAFCAPGPDTAEQVRTLLQEGRWEGVARRRSPDGTEVAAAVRQIVRRDASGTVLDIIEFGRDAGRIAQAATMRMDAELQSYLAAAWELDTSPARSVLHTIDELRSRGIIDNLNEHPKWVERLLTATRISAVNDRAVRMFGAHAGYEQMVGQPVGAFWPAESRSVLASLLEKVATDRSPFEARKMVSSGTIRSPIISAWRAAEPKPPGTVLVTIKGAASDDRTSWELQASEDRYRKLIQYLPTALWQVDSRRAADALEQLKANGVRDIATYLDQNPDLVEHAKDVVRVTDVNRGAVSLFRADNAAALIKSVRYIFAAAPGLAERVMVAHFEGRRNFIEETRIRAFDGTVVDVLFTVTYPVPPEQLDMTFITMQDISERLNAEQQLRKLQADFTHAGRIATLGELATSIAHEINQPLTAIITNGETSLRWLARADQNIEKVTQLTSRIVSSARRAGEIIHRIRGMAAKNEPEKRLIDLNETVEEALLFIRHDIDAKSIVLSATLGAGLPRVLGDRIQLQQVIINLLVNSVQAITQSGQPIRRIDVQTSLDNEGSVVFSAFDNGPGIPAADLGHVFDSFFSTKEAGIGIGLAICHSIITAHSGSISGSNRPNGGAHFRFTLPVPRLDPPDSSVVDFIGQAHQPIQ
- a CDS encoding response regulator transcription factor, encoding MVSSFASGNCCLRQFEKDHPRPKDGYSPGQQWARCEGGHPATLAKVTGLSKAPIVAIVDDDEAVREALSDLLLVLDLSCRTFDRAEAFMAEYVPGGFDCLITDVSMPGHSGLDLLHRLRSIGSLIPVIIVTADTKSATRLRAMRGGAQAYLTKPVNSEALLGHLQSALRHVDPSSDGNGRGTPSDD
- a CDS encoding ATP-binding protein — encoded protein: MAPATRGGPDHHVSGTEAGGRNDLSASIELTFAFGPFRLFPRQQLLLQGGNPIPLGSRAFEILVALVEQAGKVVDKDELVARVWSGLAVEESNLRAQINAVRRALAEGRPGENYIVTAPGRGYRFVATVSRHMGDTAQTFPAPHKGHNLPDRLTRPIGRADIVAMVSSRLQRRRFVTIVGPGGIGKTTVALAVADQLIASYKDGGRFVDLAPLNDSKLVPSALASVLGVPIRSENPYPALTSFLKHKQMLLLFDNCEHVLLAAAELAEELLKGAPAVHILATSREPLRAEDERVQRLPPLETAPVEAELTVMEALSYPAVQLFVERAAASAGGYELKDEDVPVVAQICRRLDGIALAIELAACRVDAFGVRGVASRLDDRFHLLTRGRRTALPRHQTLRAAFDWSYDLLSDVERVVMRRLGVFAGRFTMEAASAITGDNKIVASDIDGVVADLVDKSLVIADVAGETVYYRLTDTARAYAQKRLSEEGETLAVRSRHALYQLERFERALVEWETWPTTEWLSAHAPQIDDLRSALDWAFSPSGDPGVGVALTVVAVPVWFEMSLMEECRTRAERALTILGESTSDGRRRMHLYAAVAWSQMYTTASARDTGVAWATAFEIAETLDDTDYRLRALWGMWASRVNRGQFVEALELAKRFSSVAEKTTDINDRLLGDRLKGATLHFLGNQSGARQHIERMLAHYVAPVRRSHAVRFQFDQRVTARITLARVLWLQGLATEALRCIENNVGDALSINHRLSLCNALAQAACPIALVAGDLSAAERYTRMLFYQTGSDELDIWRAYGRCFEGELQVKRGNLAAGLRQLKAGIDELRRARFVQYLTTFLGALAEGLTAAGDDLLARTTIDEAIERNEQSEERWCSPELLRIKGVVALQRDAGQAEEEFLASIELARTQEALAWELRTTTSLARLRRDQGRVGEAYELLSPLYSRFTEGYETNDLRIAKGLLDELSGQR
- a CDS encoding helix-turn-helix transcriptional regulator yields the protein MSKPILHDRSVDQPVAPEAHQSNMPISDGRPPDAEMARVLGTTPFHMALDASGSGIAHWKHDPLHDDVEPMAHHVIMAYNGSVQRMERRTGRSVAIGTFRRGVVIIIPEGSSSRWDIPKPVDVVQLYLPHAMLKRVADEAEIASPTDLLERTAYPDPITSRLLLSAADALEGNGALDALFRHQLTDLLATRLLAAHTGSPSTFQPTIGGLSQKVLRRAIERLRSDSGADVSLDALASDAGLSRFHFCRAFKESTGLSPHAWLRQHRLEHAMNMLRDSDVSIVEVAVALGYSSQTAFAAAFRKLTGETPSDWRRRMR
- a CDS encoding DNA cytosine methyltransferase — translated: MPSYLEFFAGGGMVRAGLGGRWKCQFANDFDPLKVKVYADNWGDAEIVEDDIHKLEPEDLGRRVDLAWASFPCQDLSTAGNGLGIGQAAGANRTRSGTFWAFIDLMKGLKANGRLPRIVVLENVVGLLTINGGEEFKTVISSLDRLGMRAGAVVVDARHFVPQSRPRVFIIAVSKTSTLAQELVREQPHPSWHPDTLVKAVGRLLPQCREQWIWFNLGPAPELKKTLNKIVKGKPIGVEWHTPAETKRLVSMMSDAHKQKLAEAKGSGKRMVGTLSLRMRPSRGKTVQRCYGLE
- a CDS encoding response regulator transcription factor, which produces MSLAIDNTDPLVLIVDDDEEVRSALRELLLSVGIDACCFGSTQELLSADLPERPGCLILDVRMPGASGLDLQQHLALNGSTRPIIFLSGHGDIAMTVQAMKAGAVDFLTKPVRDQTLLDAVRAAIEKDVSQMAAARLVKQHVDRYAKLTPREREVLREVVKGRLNKQIAFDLGISEITVKLHRGNVTKKMQATSVGQLIRIWELLPAAIREGSP
- a CDS encoding alpha/beta hydrolase, with translation MREKAEPACIADVGLLEPLTQQFVDAMANGPTTRELSFKDARMFLADIQSGVIGKPAVHFEDMVACTGPTGTVPIRIVRPESASETLPALVYVHGGWTSGDKQTHDRLIREIAVGAHVALFFVDYDRSPEAKYPVAIEQVYAVTKYLVDHAGHLGIDSTRMAIVGDGIGGNMAAAVTLMAKERRGPKIDVQVLFYPAVSLMFDTGSYASFANGPWLTRQAMEAFRSAYIPDLATRRQITAAPLNASIDQLTGLPDALVIVAENDVLRDEGECYARKLARAGVRVTSTRYNGTIHDFVMLNALADTPAARGAIAQTNALLRSILE